The DNA sequence AACGGTCTTCAATCTTGTGCGCCCGTAGCTCAGCTGGATAGAGCGCCGGACTTCGGATCCGTAGGCCGGGGGTTCGAATCCCTCCGGGCGTGCCAATGAATTGAAGGGTTTATGGCATTTGGCTATAGACCCTTTTTTATCCGGTTGTCATCACCGACTTTTATGCTTTCAGAGATCAGAACGAGTATCGGATTATCTTGACAACGAAGTCGGTTTTATTTACGATAAAACGCTTATAAGTAATATTTATCAAATAATTACGATAAGATAAGATTATTATAGGTTGCTTGCTAAGAAATCGAGACCCTCGAAAAATGTTCAATTTTGTTCAAGGCCAAGGAAGGCGAAAATTTTAACCACAGGAATACATTGAGTATTTCGAGGATTAAAATTTGAGACTGACGCAGGGATTGGGTGAAAGGGGACGTTTTTCAAAGGTCTCAAATTGGGGGCATAACGCATGAAAGGTGCGGCTTTGGTTGAACCTCACGGCGGTTCGCTGCTAAATTTACTGGTGGATGAAGCGCGTAGCGCTTTGCTCAAGGATATTGCCCTGAACCTGCCGGATATTACCTTGAACGATCGTCAACTGTGCGATCTTGAGCTGCTTGCAACCGGTGCCTTTTCACCGCTGGAAGGATTTATGACCCGATCTGACTATGAATCGGTTCTGGATCGCATGCGGCTGCAAAGCGGTATTTTGTGGCCCATACCGGTTTGTCTCGGTGTTTCCGAGATAAAGGGACGAACACTGGAGGCCGGTCAATCGGTTACTTTAAGGGACCCTGAAGGATTCCTGCTGGCTGTGATGCACATCGAGGATATCTGGCCGGTGACCCGCGAGAAGGAGGCTTCCCAAATTTATGGTACTAGTGATCGGGCTCATCAGGGCGTCCGGTATCTGTTTGACACTGAAGGCGATCTTTATATCGGGGGTAAGCTCGAAGTATTGAGCCTGCCGCTTCACTTTGACTTCAAACAGCTTCGCAGGTCACCGCAGGAGGTTCGCAGCATTTACGATAAGCTTGGCTGGCAGCGGGTGGTGGCCTTTCAGACCCGCCATCCTATCCAGCGTCCCCAGTTTGAAATGACGGTCATGGCGATGCGGCAGGCCAAAGCGAATCTTCTGCTGCTTCCGGTTGCGGGCATGACAAAGCCCGGTGATTTCGATCACTACACCCGGGTAAGATGCTACCGTGCGGTAACTCACCATTACCCGCCGGATTCTTTTGTGCTGAATCTGCTGCCGCTTTCCATGCGTCTGGCCGGTACGAGGGATGCACTGCTGCATATGATCATTTTAAAAAATTACGGATGCACCCATTTCATTATAGGACCTGATCACGCCAGCCCCGGGACAGATGCCGGCGGCAGGCCTTTTTACGAGAGTGACGCGGCCCGTAAACTTGCCGAAACATACAGCCAGGAAAT is a window from the Candidatus Desulfatibia profunda genome containing:
- a CDS encoding bifunctional sulfate adenylyltransferase/adenylylsulfate kinase, which produces MKGAALVEPHGGSLLNLLVDEARSALLKDIALNLPDITLNDRQLCDLELLATGAFSPLEGFMTRSDYESVLDRMRLQSGILWPIPVCLGVSEIKGRTLEAGQSVTLRDPEGFLLAVMHIEDIWPVTREKEASQIYGTSDRAHQGVRYLFDTEGDLYIGGKLEVLSLPLHFDFKQLRRSPQEVRSIYDKLGWQRVVAFQTRHPIQRPQFEMTVMAMRQAKANLLLLPVAGMTKPGDFDHYTRVRCYRAVTHHYPPDSFVLNLLPLSMRLAGTRDALLHMIILKNYGCTHFIIGPDHASPGTDAGGRPFYESDAARKLAETYSQEIGVAIVPFEELVYLPFEDEYRTANQVPEGTQTISFSSSDIRERIKTGRRIPEWATFPEVVAELRKAYPSPRQQGFTVFMTGLSGAGKSTIAKVLYARFLEMGDRPVTLLDGDIVRQNLSSQLTFSKEHRDINVRRIGFVASEITKNRGIAICAPIAPYNETRAEIRKIIETYGGFFEIHVSTPVEVCEKRDRKGMYAKARAGLIKGFTGVDDPYEIPEAPELRINTADLTPDEAAQETLLLLGQRGYI